CGGGGGTCTCCCCGCACCACGTCGGGTCGGCGAAGGACGCGTTCGACGCCGACGGCCCCGGGGAGTTGCTCGAGGCGTGCTGTCGGGAACTGGTCGCGGAGGCGCCGATCCAGGAGCGCTACGACGCGATCCTCATCGACGAGGCACAGGACATGGAGCCCGCCTTCTACGAGATGTGTTACCGGGCGTTGAAGCCGCCGAAACGCCTCATCTGGGCCTACGACGAGGCCCAGAACCTCACGAGCCTCTCGGCGCCGAGCCCGAAACGCATCTTCGGGACGGACGACGACGGCGAACCGGCGGTCGACCTGAGCGGGTCGTATCCCGGCGGCATCCAGAAGAGCCAGATCATGCGGAAGTCCTACCGGACCCCCCGGTCCGTCCTGATGCTCGCGCACGTCTTCGGGATGGGGCTCACGAGCGACCGCGGCGCCGTCCAGGCGATCACGACTCAGGAGGGCTGGGAGGACATCGGCTACGAGGTCCTCGAGGGCGACTTCCGACGAGTCGGCGAACCGGTCTCGATCCGTCGACCGGCGGAACACTCGCCACACCCCCTCTCGGAGAACCCCGAGGCGAAGCCGTTCGTCACCTTCGACGCGTTCGACGGGAAAGACGCCGAGTTGCGCGCGGTCGCAGACGCGGTCGCCGAGGACGTCCTCGAACACGGTATCGCGGCCGACAACGTCCTCGTGATCCCGCTGGGATCGCCCCGCGAGGCGCGGTCGACCGGCGCCGAACTCGCGGGCCTGCTCGCCGACCGCGGACTGGAGGCCAACCTCGTCTGGAAGGGCAACAAGAGCGTCTTCGCGAAGCCCGGGGAAGTGACCGTCTCCGGGATCAACCGGGCGAAGGGGAACGAGGCCGCCTCGGTCTACCTGTCGAACCTCGAGTACCTCGACGACCCGTACTGGCACGATACGCGCGTCCGGCCGCGAAACGAGGCCTTCGTCGGGATCACCCGGACCCGCGCGTGGTGTCGGATCACCGGCACCGGCGACCACCCGGCGCTGTTCGAGGAGATCGACCGCCTCGTCGCGGACGTGACGGCGGCGGACCCGACGGTGACGTTTCCGGCCCCCGACCCGACCGAACTCGAAAACGAGATCGGCGACGACGAGACGATCGCGACGACGATCGACCAGTTCTGACGCGGCGCCACACCATCACAACGTTTTTAACCTGTTCGGGACTACGCGTATCCACGATGGTAGGTGTCCGCTTTACACGGGCGTTCGCCCGCTTCTAACCCACACCTACCGTGCGCTGTGTCTCGGAGTTCGAATCCCGACCAGCGGACGGTCTCCGTGTCGACGGCACGCCTCGCGGACGCCGCCGGAATCCTCACACCCATGTCAGAACCAGAGTCAGAATCACAGGAGTCGATAGCGGTCGTACTGCCCGACGGATCGGAACTCGATGTCGACGCCGGCGCGACGGTCGAGGACTGCGCCTACGAGATCGGCCCCGGCCTCGGCCGGGACACGGTCGCGGGCAAACTCGACGGCGACCTCGTCGCCAGGGAGGAACCCGTCTACGACGGCGCGGAACTCGAGATCGTCACCGACCAGTCGGAGGCGTACCTGCGGGTGATGCGCCACTCCGCGGCCCACTGTCTCGCGCAGGCCGTCGAGCGACAGTTCGACGACGTGAAACTCGCCATCGGCCCGCCGACCGACGAGGGCTTCTACTACGACTTCGACGACCTCGACGTCGACGAGGACGACCTCGAAACCCTCGAAGACGAGATCGAGGAGATCGTCGAAGCCGACTACGACATCGAGCGCGAGGAGGTCTCGATCGAGGAGGCCCGCGACCGCCTCGAACAGCGGGACGAACCGTACAAACTCGAACTCCTTGAGGAGTTCGCCGCGGAGGGCGAGACGGTCACCTTCTACAGTCAGGGCGAGTGGGAGGACCTCTGTGCCGGCCCGCACGTCGACTCGACGGGCGAGATCGGCGCCGTCGAACTGCTGGAGATCGCCGGCGCCTACTGGCGCGGCGACGAGACCAATCCGATGCAGACCCGGATCTACGGCACCGCGTTCGAGGACGAGAGCGACCTCGAGGCGTTCCTCGAACGGCGCCGCGAGGCCGCACAGCGTGACCACCGCAAGATCGGCCGCGAGATGGACCTCTTCTCGATTCAGGACGTCACCGGCCCCGGCCTCCCGCTGTATCACCCGCCGGGGAAGACGGTCCTGAACGAACTCTCCGAGTTCGTCCGCGAACTGAACGGGGAGGCGGGCTACGACTACGTCGAGACGCCCCACGTCTTCAAGACGGACCTCTGGCACCGGTCGGGCCACTACGAGAACTACAAGGACGACATGTTCGTCTTCGACGTCGGCGACGACGAGTTCGGCCTGAAGCCGATGAACTGCCCCGGCCACGCCGCCATCTTCCAGGACCACTCCTGGAGCTACCGCGACCTGCCGATCCGGTACGCCGAGGACGGGAAGGTCTACCGCCGCGAGCAGCGCGGCGAACTCTCGGGTCTCTCGCGGGTGTGGGCGTTCACCATCGACGACGGCCACCTGTTCGTCCGCCCCGACCAGATCGAACAGGAGGTCGAGCAGATCCTCGAGATGATCTTCACGGTACTCGAGACGTTCGACCTCGATTACGAGGTGTCGCTTGCGACCCGCCCCGAGAAGTCCGTCGGGTCGGACGAGATCTGGGAGCGCGCCGAGTCGATCCTCGAATCGGTCCTCGAGGAGTCGAAGATGGACTACGAGGTAGAGGAGGGCGACGGCGCCTTCTACGGGCCGAAGATCGACTTCGGCTTCGAGGACGCCATCGGCCGGGTCTGGGACGGCCCGACGGTCCAACTCGACTTCAACATGCCCGAGCGGTTCGACCTCACCTACGTCGGCGAGGACAACGAGGAGCACCGCCCGGTGATGATCCACCGCGGCATCTACGGCAGCTACGAGCGGTTCTTCATGGTGCTCATCGAGCACTTCGAGGGGAACTTCCCGCTCTGGCTCGCCCCCGAGCAGGTGCGCGTCCTGCCCATCTCCGACGACAACCTCGACTACGCCCGCGAGGTCGCAAGCGAGTTCGAGGGCTTCCGGATCGAGGTCGGCGACCGCGACGCCACCCTCGAACGGAAGATCCGCGCGGCCCACGACGACCGCGTCCCCTACCAGATCATCGTCGGCGACGACGAGGAGGAGGCGGGTACCATCTCCGTGCGCGACCGGTTCGAACGGCAGGAGTACGACGTCGACATCGACGCGTTCCGCGCCCACCTCGAAGCCGAACGCGACGAGAAGCGGACGGAACCGAACTTCCTGCAGTAGTCGCGTCGGCCCCCGGGCGGTACGGCCGTTCGGACGTGACGTCCGGCACTCGCTGCGGGAGGCGATAGCACGCACGTGGACATCCGCTCGCGGAATCGACATCGACGTGTTCATAGTCGCACATGCGTGAGTATTCCTGCATGAACAGAGCCGAGAAGGCCGCCTTGCAGCTTCGCGCCGTCGACGTGTTGCGGATGCTCAAGGAGACCCGGACGTACGACGAACTGGCCGCCGAGACGGGTCTGCCCGCGGGCGACCTCAACCGCTACGTCAACGGCCACGTCCTGCCGAGCGCGGACCGCGCCCGCGAGGTCGTCGCCGAGGTCGGCCGGGCCGCCCTCGCCGCGGAACTCGACGCCCGCATCCGCGTCGACGCGGACGGCTACGTCGACAACTCCGGGGTCGTCTTCGACCAGCAACTGCTCGACCTCGTCGCGCCGGTCGCCGCCGAGGCGTTCGCGTTCGACCGTCCGGACGTCGTCCTCACCGCGGCCACCGACGGCATCACTCTCGCCGCGTCGCTCGCGAGCTTCTACGGCACCCGGTGTGCGTACGCGAAAAAGCGCAAGGAGACCGCCGTCGAGGAGTTCATCGAGGCCCGCGAGCGTCTCGAATCGGGGATCGAACTCACCTACTACCTGCCGGCGTCGGCCATCGACGCGGGCGAGTCCGTGCTCGTCGTCGACGACCTCATCCGCTCGGGCGAGACCCAGGAACTCCTGTTGGACATCGTCGAGACCGCCGACGCCGACGTCGCGGGCGTCTTCGCGCTGATCGCCGCCGGCGACGACGGGATCGAACGCGCCCGCGAGCACACGGACGCCCCCGTCGGTGCGCTCGTCGACGTCTGATCAGACCCCTTCGATCTCGTCGAACAGTGCCGTCACGCGCCCTTTCACGTCCTCGCGGATCTCGTGAACTTCGTCGAGGTCCCGCCCGTGTGGGTCGGACAGGTCCCAGTCGCGGACCTCGGCGTCGGCGTCGAGGTCGAGCGTCGAACAGCCCATCGTCGCGACGTAGTCACAGGATTCCAGTTCCGCCTCGGTGACCTTCCGCGGCGTGCGACCTGAGAGGTCGAACCCCTCCTCGGCCATCGCTTCGACGACGACGTCGTGGACCTCGTCGGCGGGGTGGGTGCCGCCGGTGAGTATCTCGACCGTCTCTTCGAGGCCGCGGGCCGCCCGCTCTCGCTCGGCGTAGGCCGTCGCCATCTGGCTGCGGCCGGCGTTCTGGACGCACATCAGCGCGATCCGGGTCGTCTCGGTCATACACCGATGGAGCGTCCGCGACCACCTAACCGTTCGTATGTGGGCTACTGTGGGTTCCGTAGACGAGGGAAGTCGCGGCCGCGCTCACCTGACGATCGTCACCGGCACCGGCGACCGGCGGGCGACCGTCTCCGCGACGCTGCCCAGCAGGATCCGGCTCGCGCCCGTCCGGCCGTGGCTCCCGACGATCACGTGGTCGACGTCCTCCTCTTTGGCGTACTCGACGATCGTCCGCGAGACGCCGCCGACGACGGTCTCGATGTCGAGGTCGACGTCGCGGTCGGCCGCCAGGCTCCGCGCGCGTTCGAGGAGGTCCTCGGCGCGGCTCTCGTGGCTCTCCCGGAGCTGTTCGAAGTTCGGTATCGCGCCGCCTTCCATCCCCGTCGCCGCGTAGAAGTCCGCCGGGTCGAGGACGTGCAGCGCCGTCAGCCGCGCGTCGGGATACTCCTCGAGGGCGAACTCGAGGGCGGTCATCGCGCAGTCGGAGTCGTCGATAGGAATCAGCACGTGATCGGGCATACCCGACGGTTGTACCCCGGACGTGTTAAGTCCCCCCTGCCGTAACCGGCCGCCGGGAGCTACCCGGTGGGCGTTTACGAGGGACGGGGCGGCCGACCCGACCGTCTCCTGACCGGCCGACGGGCGGCGGTCTCGCGGTCGCGCGGTGTGCCGCCGCCCGATCCACCGCCCGCTCGCCACCGCGGCCGCCGGCGGTCACGCCGTCGCCACCCGTTCGATCGCGGCGCCGATCCGGCCCGCGTCGGGCCGGTAGGAGTCCTCCCTCGCCGGCAGCGGGACGGGTACGTCGTAGCCCGTCACGCGCTCGATCGGCGCTTCGAGGTGCCACGTCGCCTCGTCGACGATTCTGGCCGTCACCTCGCCGGCGAAGCCGCCCGTCCGGGGCGCCTCGTGGACGACGACACACCGGCCGGTCTCCCGCACCGAGTCGACCACCGTCCCCGTGTCCAGCGGCGAGATCGACTGCAGGTCGATCAGTTCGACGCTCGCGTCGACCGCTTCGAGGGCGCGCTCGGCCTCGCGGACCATCGCGCCCCACGCGACGACCGTCACGTCGGTCCCCTCCTCGACGACGCGGGCCTCGCCCAGCGGGACGACGGACTCCTCGGGGACGGGCCGGCGAATCGCCCGGTACAGCGGCATCGGCTCGAAGAAGAGCACGGGGTCCGGATCGCGGATCGCCGCTCGCAACAGCCCGGCGGCGTTCCTCGGCGTCGACGGAATCGCCACTTTCAACCCCGGCACGTGGGCGTACCCCGCCTCGTAGCTCTCGGAGTGGTGTTCGAGCGCCTTCACCCCCAGACCGTACGGCGCCCGGACGACCATCGGACAGGTCACTCGGCCGCGCGAGCGGCTGCGGATCCGCGAGACGTGCTGGTGGAGCTGGGCGAACGCCTGGAAGGTAAAGCCGGAGAACTGGATCTCGGCGACCGGCCGGTAGCCCGCGGCCGCGAGGCCGACACCGAGGCCGACGATGCCGGCCTCCGCCACGGGGGCGTCGTGGACCCGCCCGGGGAACGCGTCGAGCAGCCCCTGCGTCGCCCGGAAGACGCCGCCGTCGACGCCGACGTCCTGACCGTAGACCAGCACGTCCTCGTCGCGCTCCAGTTCCGCGCGCAGCGTCGTCCGGATCGCCTCGACCACGTTCAGGCGGTCGGCGTCCGCGAAGGCGTCCGCCGAGGCGGCGGTCGGATCGTCGCCCGCCGCGTCCGCGGGCGTGCCGGCGCCGTCGCCCCGGGCGACGCTCTCGGCGGGCGCGACCTCGCGGTCGTCGCCCGCGGCGAACGCCTCGCGCTGGCGGTCGAGGTACCGCGGCGGCTCGCCGTAGGCGTACTCGAACATCTCCTCGGGGTCGGCCCCCTCGGCGAGGTCGCGGGCCGCTTCGATCCCCGCGGCGAGGTCGTCCTCGATCCCCGCCTCGATCGACGCGACCGCCTCGTCGTCCAGCACGCCGCGGTCGCGGAGGTACCGCTCGAACCGCAGGATCGGGTCGAGGGCTTCCCACTCGGCCTCCTCGTCGGTCGTCCGGTACACCGACGGGTCGTCGGCGGTCGTGTGCATCCCCCGGCGGTAGGTGAGCGCCTCGATCAGCGTCGGGACGCCCCGCCGGGCGCGCTCGATCGCCTCGTTCGTGGCGGCGTAGACCCCGAGGACGTCGTTGCCGTCGACCTGAATCCCCTCGATCCCCGCGGCGATCGCCTTCTGGGCGAGGGTGCCCGCCCGGGTCTGTTTCGCCAGCGGCGTCGAGATGGCGTAGCGGTTGTTCTGACAGCAAAAGACCGTCTGGGAGCCGTAGACGCCCGCGAGGTTCAGCGCCTCGTACACCTCGCCCTCGCTGGTGGCGCCGTCCCCGAAGTAGGTGAGCGCGACCGACTCGGTCCCGCGCATGGCCTCGGCCCAGCCGATCCCCGCGGCGTGCAGCGGCTGGGTACCCACCGCGATCGACGGCGGGAGCACGCGCGATCCCTCGGGGGGCGCGCCGCCCTCCTCGAGCCCCATCGCGTAGGCGAAGACCGCCCGCGGCGACCCCCCGCGTGCCAGCGCGGCGGGGTGTTCCCTGAACGCCGGCACGAGCCAGTCGTCGTCCCCGAGCGCGCCCGCGCTGCCGACCTGGGCGGCCTCCTGACCGATCGCCGGCGCGAACGTCCCGAGTTCGCCGCGCCGCTGGAGGGCGATGGCCCGCTCGTCGAGCCGTCGGGAGAGCTTCATCGTCCGGTACCACTCCCGGAGGCGCTCCTCGTCGAGGTCGGGTTCGAGGGACTCGTCTACGGCTCCGTCCTGATCGAGGACCTGGAGGCGCTCGATGGAGAACTCGGCGATCCGCGAGCGTGGCATAGACCCCCTACGACAGCTATCGACTTAGTGGCCCCACGCGGTCGTGCCGGCTTCGAAGACGACGGGCGGAGGCAACAGCGGGCAGCGACGACCCAACTGTTCAGATTTAAAATCAATAGGAAGACATAATTACCCCTCCGTTGTTATCGGTGATTACCAAATGCCAGCGAAACAATCGGCGCGTTTCCTCGCACACTCCGACGCGCGACCGGAGTTGCCGTGGCTTCTCCGGGATGAACCGCGCCGCGTCTGCGAACTGACCGAGCACGTGGATCTTGGGGTGCTGGTCCGTCGAGGATAGCAGTCTCGGTGGCTGCTGACGCCGTTTCCCGGGCCAACTCCCGACCGTTGGCTTTGGGTCGATAAGGATCAATATTTCAACCAGTAGCCGTAGTCGTTAGCATACCTACTCACTGATCACAATGTGGACTGCCCTGGCAACACACGAACTCCGTCGCTTTCGGTACGCTCGAGGAACGTGGCTGTACGTCGGCCTTTGTGCGGCGTACACCGTCGTCTGGCTCCTCGAACCGCGGAGCGAGCCCGAAGCGATCGCCGCGATCGGATCGAGCGTCGCGGTCGGGAGCCTCCAGGCGTCCCTCGGCGTCCTCGCGATGCTCGGCGGGCTCGTCGTGGGCTTCAGAGCCGTCGTCGGGGACCGCGAGTCCGGAACGATGACGCTCGTCGCCGGCATGCCCCACACGCGCCGGGACGTCGTCGTCGGCAAACTCGCCGGTCGAACGGCCGTCGTCGGGGCTGGAATCGCGGTCGCCGTCGGCTGTGCGATCCTGGGCGAACTCCTGCTCTACGGCTCGGTTTCGGTCGTACAGCTCGCCGCCGTCGCCGCGGTGACCGGCTGGTACGCGCTCTGCTGGGTCGCGATCGGGGTCGCCATCTCGACGCTCGCCCGGAGTAGCACCGAAGCGCTCGCCGGCGCGATCGGGACCGCGCTGCTCGCGTTGCAGTGGGGGTCGGTCACCTGGATCGCCTACGAGCGGCTCGGGTCGGCCGGGTCGATTTCGGAGACGTACCTCTTCGTTCGCCGGCTCGCACCGCGGGAAGCGTACCACGTCGTCACAAACTGGATCCTGGGAGTCGGAAACGGCGACGACGTCTTCCTGCCGATGCTCACCCAGCGGGAGACCGACGTGGACGTCATCGGCGTCTTCGTCGTCGACGCGAGCGGGTCGGCTCCGGCGTACCTCTCGGAGTGGCTCTCGCTGCTCGTCCTCGGACTGTGGACGATCGTCCCGCTCGCAGTCACGATACTGCGCGTGCGAACGACCGATCTCGTCTGATACCATGACACGACCCGATATCACGACGCGCCCCCGAACCCGGTCGACCGAGCGTCCGATCGTCGTCGACGGACTCGAGAAGCGCTACGGCGAGACGGTGGCCGTCTCGGCGCTCGACCTCGAGGTCCGCGAGAACGAGATCTACGGCCTGCTCGGCCCGAACGGCGCGGGGAAGTCGACCCTGTTGAACGTGCTCGCCGGATCGGTCCGGCCGGACGCGGGCGAGGCTCGACTGTTCGGTGCCGATCCGATCGCGGACACCGCCGACGTGCACCGACGCGTCGGGACCCTCCCCGACCGGTACGGCGTCTACGAGACGCTCTCGGCTGTCGATCACGTTCGCTACGCGCTCGAGGCCAGAGGTGCCGACGGGGAGCCGCTCGCTCTCCTCGAACGCGTCGGGCTCGGTTCGGTCGGGTCGAAGCCCGCAGGCTCCTTCTCGAAAGGGATGCAACAGCGACTCGTCCTCGCGATCGCCCTCGCCGGTTCACCCGACGTGCTCTTGCTAGACGAACCCTTCAGCGGACTCGATCCCGTCGGCGTTCGACGCGTCTTCGACGTCGTTCACGAGCGACGCCGCGAGGGGGCGACCGTCCTCCTCTCGAGTCACGACGTGGCGCGCGTCAAGCGGTTGTGCGATCGAATCGGCATCGTCGTCGGGGGACGGGTTCGGGTGGAAGGCACGCCGATGCAGGTGCTAGAACGGTGTCCTATCGACGCCGTCCTCGAGATCTGCCTCGAAGCACCCGTAACGAACGCGACCGTCAGCTCCCTCTCGCGGATCGACGGCGTCGACGTCACCGGTTCCGATCGTCGCCTCTCGGTCCAGGTTCGATCGGCTGGCGCCCGGGAGGCAGTCGAGAGGCGGCTGGCGTCGCTCGACGTCGGCGTCGACTCCGTCGTCGCGTCGGAGCCGACGCTGGAGGACGCCTTCGTCCAGTACGTCGCCGGTACGACTGCGACCGAGACCCGTTCGACTGGTGGTGGATAGCGGCGTGACGGGCCGGACGCCCTCGACCCGCGACGCGAACTCGGCCGAGCGAAAATCGAGCGCGGGCCGTTACTTCGCGCGGCCCTGACCGCCGTTGTTCGACGGGCGGACCTTCTCGGCGCCCTTGCCGCGGGTGTGCAGGCCGCGGTTGGACGTGCCCGCGTTGGTGAGCCCGCGGAAGGCGCGGTTCTCGTGGGCGTCGTCGCAGATCCAGTTGAGGTCGTCGTCGTTTTCGATCGCGGGGTGGTTCGGATCGACGAGGATCACTTCGAACCACTTCTGGCTGCCGTCCTCGCCCACCCAGTAGCTGTTCAGCACCCGCAGGTTGGGGTACTTCCGCGAGACGCGCTCCTCGCCGATGCGCTGGATGTTCTTGCGGCGGCCGATCCGGTTGACGCCCTGGCGCTTGGTGCGCCGGCCAGCCGTGAAGCGCTGCTTCCGGGCGGTCCCCTTGCGGACGGAGACGCGCGTGACCACGATGCCCTGTTTGGCCTTGTAGCCGAGTTCGCGCGCCTTGTCGAGGCGGGTCGGGCGCTCGATGCGCTCGATGGCGCCTTGCTTGCGCCACTCCTGTTTGCGTTGCCACTGCAGTTCCCCGAGCTTCCCGTCGTCGGGGTCCTTCCAGGCCTCCTTGATGTGAGAGTAGAAGCTTCGTGCCATGGTTTCACCTGCGGGCGTTTCCTGGTTCAGTCCGCCTCGTCCGAGGCGTTCCACATCCCGACCTGCGGCGCGAGGCCGTGCAGGTGCCCGCCGTCGCCCGCGGACCAGCGAGTCTGTCGACACGTATCCGACTCCGAACTATAAGGGCTTCGAACCCGCCCGCATCCTAGCGATATCGCGGCGGTCTGCCGGAGAGGCCCCCGTCGTCGGCCCCGTCGAGCAGCCAGAGCAGCGTGGCGACCGGGAGGCCGAACAGCACCACGACGAACGTCGTCGTCGCGACCCACTCGTGGCGGCGGGCGGCCAGCGCGACCGTCGCGAGGACGGCCGCGCCCGCGAGCGCGAGCCGGTTCGCGACGATCGCCCGGACGAAATCGACCGCGTCCGACGCCGAGACCGACCGCTCGGCCCCGATGACGGGGAGCGCGAACGCGAGCAGCGCCGCCAGCGCGAGCGCCACCGGGGCGACCGCCTGCCAGCGCTCGCTCGGCGGCGCGACGGTCCCGAGCCCGTACATCGCGCCCGCGGCGACGCCGACGCCGACGAGGCCGGCGACGACGCTCCCGGTCGCGTGCACGAGTTCGACCTCCCGGGTGTCGACCGTCGCCCCCACCCGATCGCGCAGCGACCGCACCGTTTCGCCGAGGTCGACGACGAGGAGCGACGCGGCGACGCCGCCGAAGACGGCGACCGGCTCGGCGCCGCGTTCGGCGCCCGCGAGGGCGGTCGCGAAGAGGGCCACACAGCCGATCCGGAGGAAGCGTCGTCGCCACCGCCACCCGCCGCCGTCGGGAGCGACCACCCACCTGGAGAACTGGCCGAGGGCGACCGCGGCCGCGAGGACGCCGACGACGGCCCACGGGGCGTAACGCGGCGCGACCGGGCCGGCGACGGCGGCGCCGACGGTCGCGCCGGCGGCGACGACCGCGCCGCCGGCGGCGAACGCGACGGTCCGGAGCGGGCAGGGGTCCAGCCACGCGAGCGCCACGGGGCCGACGAAACGGCCGAGAGCGGCGACGCCGGCGGCGAGCGCGCCGCCGCCGACGACGCCGTGGACGAGCCCGCTCGTCAGCGCGAACGCGACGGCCGTCCCCGGCGGCCCCACCGCGGCGAGCGCGGCGTCGAATGCGGCGCCTGTCGCCGGCGACAGCACCGCGAGCGCGACGACGGCGAGGAGGTAGTAGGCCGCGGTCGGCAGGCCGACCGCCCGCTCGTACAGCGTCCGGAGCCGCGGCGGCGTCGCCCGCTCGGGGAGGAGCGGTTCGAGGGCCGGCGCGGCGACCGCGGCCAGGAGGACGGCGACGCCGGCGAGCAACAGCGCCGAGACGAAGCCGGCGAACGGCGTCACGGTCGCGGCGACGAGTCCCGTCCGGGCGGCGGCGAGGACGGCGCCCGCGTGGCCCGCGAGGACGACCGAGACGGCGACGGCGACGACCGCGGCGGCGACGGCCGAGTCGTCGACCGTCCGGACGACCGACTGGCGGTGGTCGTCGACGCCGTCGCCGGCGTCCGGAACCTGCGAGTAGGTCGTCGCGGCGGTTCCGACCGCCGCCAGCCCGGCGACGACGGCGTCGGCGGGGCTCGTGGCCGCCGTCGCGGCGACGACGCCGGCCGCGAGGACGGCCCCGGCGACGAGTCCGACGCTCCCGAGCGCCCGTCGCGACAGCCGCTTCGAGGCCGCGAACGCGACGCTCGCACCCGCGGCGACGCCCGCGAGCACCGCCCCGGCCGTCGGAACCGCCGCGCCGGCCCGCCAGCCGAGCGCCGCGAACGCGGCCGCCGCGAGCGCGACGACGGCGGGCCCGAGGTCAGTCCCGCGGTCGTCGGCCTCGCGGTCCCCGCCGGCGCCGGTCACCGCGACCACCTCCGGGTCCCGCGGTCGACGGCGGCGTGGAGCGGTTCGTCCGGCGCCCACTCGACGACGCGGACGCCGCGGTCCCGCAGGCTGCTGATCCGCCGGGCCCGGTCGAGCCGTTCGACCGTCCCGCCGGCACCGTCGTCGTCGGCGACCGCCGGCGAGACGACCGTCACCTCGTGGCCGTACGCGCGGAACCGGCGGGCGGAGTCGGCGGGGTCGTCGTCGAGCAGCGGCGTGACGAAGACGAGCTGTTTCTCGTCGGCGAGGTGGCGACAGAAGCGGTCGACGCTCCGGTGGGCGTCCGCCAGCCACCCCTCGCGGCCGAACGAGCCACACCACTCGCCCGCGAGCAGCCGTTCGACGCGGGCCGTCTGGTCGCGGCCGCTGCGCGGGAGGAGGTAGTCCCCCCGGCCGCCGTAGAGGGCGACCCCGACCCGGTTGTTCTCGTCCAGCAGGGCCGTCGCGAGCCGCTCGGCGGCGTGGCGCGTCAGTTCGCGGGCGTCGAGTTCGCCCGGCCGGCGGACGACGGCGGTCGCCTCGCGGCGGTCGACGACGACGGCGACGGCCGCCGCGCGCTCCTCGCGGAACTCGATCGTCGTCAGTTCGCCCGTCCGGGCCAGCCGGTTCCAGTCGACGCGGCTCATCGGGTCCGACGGCTGGAACGCCCGGATCGAGTGGAACTCGATCCCCTCGCCGCCGGCGTCGGTCTCGACCCGGCCGGCGTGCTGGATCGTCTCGCCGGCGAGGGGGAGCCGTTCGACGAGGTCGTCACACTCGACGCGGTCGGCGAGCGGGAACCGTTCCGTCTCCCGCTCGCTCCCGCTGACGTTCCGGACGACGGCCGTCGCGTCGCCGAAGTCGTACTCGCCGCGGCGGGCGCGGACGGCGTACTCGACGGTCACCGACTCGCCGGGCGCGAGCGACGCCGCGGCCCGGGGGGTCCCCTCGACCGCGAGGTCCGCCGGGGGCGCGTCGGCGACGCGCACGTCCGGGACCGGGACGTCGCCGTCGTTCGTGACCGTCAGCCGGACGTCGACGCGCTCGCCCGGTGCCGGCCCGGTCGGGTCGACCGCGCGCTCGGCCGAGAGGGCCGTCGGCGGCGGCCC
The Salinilacihabitans rarus DNA segment above includes these coding regions:
- a CDS encoding DUF58 domain-containing protein; this encodes MTAMDRWRVGLAVALVAVGVGVLVENAAIFLSSVVGLTYAAYGHATGPPPTALSAERAVDPTGPAPGERVDVRLTVTNDGDVPVPDVRVADAPPADLAVEGTPRAAASLAPGESVTVEYAVRARRGEYDFGDATAVVRNVSGSERETERFPLADRVECDDLVERLPLAGETIQHAGRVETDAGGEGIEFHSIRAFQPSDPMSRVDWNRLARTGELTTIEFREERAAAVAVVVDRREATAVVRRPGELDARELTRHAAERLATALLDENNRVGVALYGGRGDYLLPRSGRDQTARVERLLAGEWCGSFGREGWLADAHRSVDRFCRHLADEKQLVFVTPLLDDDPADSARRFRAYGHEVTVVSPAVADDDGAGGTVERLDRARRISSLRDRGVRVVEWAPDEPLHAAVDRGTRRWSR